The nucleotide window CTATGGAATCGAGGCGGAGATGAGGGAATGCGGGGTCTATGCAGAGGGGAGAAAAACGGCCGGCGTGCTGGTGGAGGCCGCGGGTGAGCTGGATATGGTGAGGTACGCCGTCATTGGGGTGGGTATCAACGTCTCCAATCCCGTGCCAGCGGGCGCGGTCTCAGTTGCAGAGATACTCGGGGACGCACCGTCCCTCCTGGAGGTTTCGAGGGTTCTGTTCGGCGAACTCATGAGCTCACTGGGAACTTTTTTAAATCCCGGGACGGAAGTGGAAAGCGATGCTGAGGGTGGAGAACGTCTGGCACGTCTATGAGACCGGCAGGGAAGCTCTGAAAGGAGTAAGCTTCGAGATGGGGGAGGAGATAGTCGCGTTAGTTGGCCCTAACGGGAGTGGAAAAACCACCCTCGCGAAGCACCTCAACGGCCTCCTGAAGCCCACGCGGGGCAGGGTGACGGTGGATGGGATGGACACGCGCGAACACACCGTCGCCGAGCTGAGCACGAAGGTGGGCTACGTCTTTCAGAACCCCGAGCACATGTTCTTCGAGGAGAACGTGTTCCGCGAGGTTGCCTTCGGGCCAAGGAACCTCGGACTGAGCGAGGAGGAGATTGAAGAGCGCGTCCGGTGGGCGCTGAGGGCGGCCAATCTGGAGGGGTACTGGGAGAGGACACCGTACTCAATGAGCGGCGGCGAGAAGCAGAGATTAGCTATAGCCTGTGTTCTGGCGATGAAACCGAAGTACCTTATCCTGGACGAACCAACAACCGGACTGGACGCGAGGAGTTCCTCCAGTGTCATCGATGCCGTGAGGAAGCTCCGCTCCGAGGGGCACGGGATACTGCTCATAACCCACGATATGGACCTGGTTCTGGAGCTGGCCGAGAGGGTCCTCCTGCTGCACGACGGCAGAAAGGTCTTCGATGGCCCCGTGGAGGAGTTCTTCTCGCTTGAGCTTCACGATTTTGGGCTTGAGAAGCCCGAACTTCTCAGGATAAGCGAGGGTGCTGGAGTGGGCTTCGTGAGAAGCGTTCGTGAGCTGGTCGATGCCCTGGCGGGTGGTGCGGTATGATATATCCATTCTACACGGAGAAGAGCTCCCCACTGCACTCCCTCGACCCCAGGGTCAAGATAATCGGAACCATCGCCGGGATAGCGGCGATTATGCTGTACAACGACCCCAAAATCCTGATACCCCTGTTCTTCGCTTTCCTGCTCGTCGGAAGGCTTCTCGGCGGGGTCGAGATACGGGAGCAGATAAAGCTCCTCAAACCCCTCCTGCCGATAGTCATCATAACCCTTGTTGTGTGGCCAATCATCTACGAGCCGAGGCTCAGGGGACTGCTCTTCGGTGTTTCTTTCGCCATGAGGCTGCTCACGTTTGCACTGATAACGTTTCTCCTGTTGATGACGACACCCCAGCGCGACCTCATCCTCGGCTTCGTCAGGCTCGGCATGCCATACGAGTTTGGTCTGACGATTTCGATAGCCCTCCGCTACATTCCGACACTCTATGTGTTGTCCAGAAACATAACCGATGCCCAGAGGAGCCGCGGCTGGGAAGTTGAGAAGGGGAATTTCCTGGTGAGGGCAAAAAAGATGACCGCCGTTCTCATCCCCCTGCTCGTTGCCTCCCTAAAGACCGCCCACGAGCTGAGCATAGCACTTGAGAGCCGCGCCCTCGGCGCCACCAAGAAGAGGACGTTTCTCTACGATATCGAGATGAAGGGCAGGGATTACGCGGCCACTGTGGTCATTCTGATTCTCTTCGGAGCGGCGCTCTACGTTCGCTACGGCCTGGGGCTCGGGCACGTTAGTATATACGGCTAGAGAAGGGGTTTTATCAAGGGGTCTATGGGTATCGAGTGGTCACCAACAGCTGAAACGTAGTCTGGCGGTGCCTTGAGAACGGTCATGTTGAGCCTGTAGTGGCCGCGGTAGGAGCTGGTTCTCAGAACTGCTAAAGCTTCGAATATCTCCGGCAGGTCGTAGAGACGCCTGAATTCCCCCGGAAGATCGAGCTCGTTGAGCTCTATGGTGGTGTGGCCCAGAACCAGGATGAGGCCCTTTCTGTCAACCAGCTTCCTAACCTTGACTACCCCCTCGGCGGAGCGGTTGAGAAGCGCCGGGAAGAGCGAGACCACCACGAGGGAGCCATCATCAACGACGTTAAGTGCTTGTAGGAGTTCCTCAACGGAGTAGACGTTGCCAGCATAGAGATTGGAAACGTCCTCAGCGAGGCGCTTCAGAACCTTGACTGAAAACGATGCTCCGGGACCTATATGGTAGACGGGGCCGTCCTCAAGGGCGTTTGCAACTAGGTGGTACAGAAAAGCCGTCTCGGCCAGCTCGTCGGTTGAGATTACCCCCGCTAGGCTCCCCTCGATGAGACCGAAGGGGAACCCCTCGAAGGGCTTCACCTCCCTGGATTGGAGCTCGGCCGGTTTGAAGAACATAGGCATCACATAGCTTAGTGCGCTGGGGATATTTATACCTTACCCAAAAAGAGAAACTCAGAGCGCCGCGAGGGCACCGATTGTGAAGAGCCCCAGGAGCGCAAGGATTCCCATTACGATGCCGGCTATCACGGCCGAGAGTACCCATACGAGGAATGCCCTGAGCCAGTCGGTGTCAAAAACTGCCTTGATGACCCATA belongs to Thermococcus camini and includes:
- a CDS encoding energy-coupling factor ABC transporter ATP-binding protein, whose protein sequence is MLRVENVWHVYETGREALKGVSFEMGEEIVALVGPNGSGKTTLAKHLNGLLKPTRGRVTVDGMDTREHTVAELSTKVGYVFQNPEHMFFEENVFREVAFGPRNLGLSEEEIEERVRWALRAANLEGYWERTPYSMSGGEKQRLAIACVLAMKPKYLILDEPTTGLDARSSSSVIDAVRKLRSEGHGILLITHDMDLVLELAERVLLLHDGRKVFDGPVEEFFSLELHDFGLEKPELLRISEGAGVGFVRSVRELVDALAGGAV
- a CDS encoding energy-coupling factor transporter transmembrane component T family protein, which codes for MIYPFYTEKSSPLHSLDPRVKIIGTIAGIAAIMLYNDPKILIPLFFAFLLVGRLLGGVEIREQIKLLKPLLPIVIITLVVWPIIYEPRLRGLLFGVSFAMRLLTFALITFLLLMTTPQRDLILGFVRLGMPYEFGLTISIALRYIPTLYVLSRNITDAQRSRGWEVEKGNFLVRAKKMTAVLIPLLVASLKTAHELSIALESRALGATKKRTFLYDIEMKGRDYAATVVILILFGAALYVRYGLGLGHVSIYG